From the Ignavibacteria bacterium genome, the window ACCTCCGTACCAATGCCCGAACCCTAGAGAATTGGGAGCAAGGCAGGGCTAAGCCCAATACCCAAGCCGCCCTGCTGATCCTCATGGTCAGGAAGTACCCAGATACCATCAAACGCCTCAGTCAGCTCTAGATTCGCTATTCGCTATTCGCTATTCGCTATTCGCTATTCGCTATTCGCTATTCGCTATTCGCTATTCGCTATTCGCTATTTTCGCACATGGCATGGTTCCTCAGAAAAAACAAAAACATCACAACGGAGCAGCAGCTTCGTGAGATGCCCGACGGACTCTGGACGAAGTGTCCGGAGTGCGCAACCATTATCTACCGCAAAGAGCTTGAAGAGAACGCCTACACGTGTCCTACGTGTGACAGTCACTTCCGCATTGGTAGCAGCAAGTATGTGGATGTGCTTATCGACCGGGGGACGTGGGTAGAGACCGACCGTCAGGTCCGTTCTGCCGACCCCTTGGAGTTCGTAGACACACGTCCGTACAAGGCCCGACTCAAAGAAGCCTACTCGCGCACGGACCTGCCCGATGCCGTTACAACCGGCACCGGTGCCATCCACGGCGTACCCGTTGCTTTTGGTTGTATGAACTTCGGCTTCATCGGCGGCTCCATGGGATCCGTGGTGGGCGAGAAATTCGTCAGAGCCGGTCGCCGCGCCCTCGAACAAAAGATGCCCTTTGTCTTCATCTCCGCTTCCGGTGGCGCCCGCATGCAAGAGGCCGCCCTCTCCCTCATGCAGATGGCAAAGACCAGCGCCTTCCTCTCCGAACTCGGCGAGGCAGGCCTCCCATACATCTCCATCCTGACAGATCCCACTACAGGGGGCGTATCAGCCTCCTATGCAATGCTGGGTGACGTGATCATCGCCGAACCCAAGGCCCTCATCGGCTTTGCAGGCCCGCGCGTGATCGAACAGACCATCCGCCGCAAACTCCCCGAAGGTTTCCAACGCTCCGAGTTCCTCCTCGAACACGGCTTCGTTGATCTCGTTACCCACCGCAAAGAACTCAAACGCCAGCTCGCCACCGTGCTCACGCACTTGATGAGCGGCGGGACAGTGCGGGGGTAGACGAGGCACACGTCACCCCGAGCGTAGTCGAGGGGCAGGGCGAAGAGGCAACGTCACCCCGAGCGTAGTCGAGGCACACGTCACCCCGAGCGTAGTCGAGGGGCGGGGTTCCTCGTCGCTCCGCTCCTCGGAATGACGCTACCTCAATCCTATTCCCAATGATAGAAACGCGAGCACCATCAATGATGGTGCTCGCGTTTCTTTGTACATAGACCAGCGAGGCCAGCGTCACCCCGAGAAGCGTAGGGCACGGCATGACATTCGCTATTCGCTATTCACTATTCGCTATTCGCTATTCAGTTAAGGTTTTGTCAAGGTTCCATTCGGTTCAATTGCCACTAGCTTTGCTGTATGAAATCTCTCATACTGCTACTTGTTGCTGTTGGATGCGGCGTTGCCTCTGGGCAAGTACCAGTTTTGCCTGTGGCATGGACGCTTCCACCGTACGTGGCGATTGTCAATGCAAGTGATTCGACGGTGGTGTATGCCAACGGCACTATTGTAACGATCTGCGATGCCGTTAGTGGGTCGATCATTCGCTCATGGGAGGCGGGTGGACGTGTAGAGGCAATCGCATTCGAGAAACATCGAGAGGGCGTTGTTGTAGCGATGAGGCTCTCCGGAGACACCACTCGGGCTTTACTCATATCTAGCTATTCGTTAGAAGGGGCTCTCCGTGAAGTTGATACACTTCCGACATCGTCAAGGCCCTATGAAAACAACGGGAAGCTATTCATTAGTCCGTCGGGGAATGTTCTTGTCGGTAATGGGTTCATCTACAACAGGAAAACTAAGTCCGTATCGCAGCCGTTTGAGAGAAGCAGCTACCTTTTCCACGCGTCCTTTGGTCAGCATGACTCATTGCTGCTGGCGTATGGCTTAACGTACTATATAGATTTCAAAAACAACGCCGTCCGCTATTGTCAAAGAGTCACTCGAGGATCAAAACTGATCGGCAATTGCCCCGGCGTTGGTATCGATCAGTTTCTTCATGGAACCAACTACATTCTCTCCAGCAATGGTATCTACGATGGTACCAACGACGTCCTCTTTGTAGAGTTACCTGAGATAATTAATGGAATAGTGAGTTCAGATGGTATGCGGAGTATTGGAGAGTCTCGTGATGGCTACATAGCCGTGTACGACATCTTTTCAGGGCCGAAGTATAGAATGCCGTTGCCGTACTCATTGTACATTTCATATGTATACAGTGCCCCTTGGTCGATATCACCGAATGGACAGGTTGTTGTATTGCCTGGTCAGCCCATGCCCGTGTATATCGTGCCGCCATCGACGCAAACTCCACGTATCCATGCCCAGTTTGAATCACTCGTGGTAACAGAGCATAGTCCTAAGGTCATGACCTTTGCATCTCTACCGATCACAAAGCCCCTTGAGATTCGCGTTGAAGTCGACGACAAACCAATTGCCGGTCGAGTCTATTATCCGAAGGAGATAGGGAGTCACTCGATCCGCGTTGGACTCTTTGATGGCAACAATGTTGTGAGTGATACTGTCGGACAATTCACGGTAGCCCCTTTGGAGCGTTCGAAGTACACAACGTGGATCGGATCAGCTGGTAGAAGCATTGCTCTCTCTCCCTCTGGGGATCGTTTAGCTTTTGGCGCACCGGTACCAGGGATCGTCGATCTTGATCATGATTCGGTGCTGATGATGAGAAGTGGTCTGGTAAGTTGGGAAACAAGGGCTGTTACCGCGTTTGCCTCAGACAACCTTGTAGTGTTTCAATCATCCTATCGGTCAAGTGATGGGTATGGCGGAAATGAACCGGGTCCAGACCCATGGCAGATACTTCACTACAATGTCGTTGACCTGCGAGACTTAGAATGGGCTTTCCGAAGTACGTCGTTCACATCCAACAATAGCCAATATCCAACTGCAAGGTATAGAATCGAGCGGGCCACCGATCAATATCATGGGAGATACATTAGTTACGGTTTGAGTTCTTTCCTACATGGAAATCTTGAATCAGGCTGGATGAATATGATGACGTTTTCTGAGGACTCCAATGCCAACGACGTGCCATGTTGGGACTCACCTCTCTACGTAGCATTCGACCCATCACAGGATAGACCATTGTTTTTGGGCAATCTTGCAGAGGACACATCAAAGGCGGTAAGACGCGTATGGCGAGAGAATGCCACTACGGGTGAATGCGAGGAACTGCCCAACATCCCGGTGGGCCCAGCAGTATTCGTACACAACGGGGAGTACCTCTGGGTACCAAATCATGGTGTGTATGACGCAACATCGGGTGCGCAAATACTGTCGGCACGGTTGCCGAAGAACATCCTAGCCGTTCCACATTCGAGTCTCGTTCTTGAGGTACGAAATCATATGAGTGGGAACTCAACTAAGTCTATCGACCTCGTATTCTATAAGTCAACAGATAGCATTCCATTGAGGATCGTTAACGTCCCAGGTAGATATTACATCGAAGCGTCCATTGACACGGCTGGCGCTCGCCTGTTAGTTGTTACAGGTGAACCAAACGTAGCCAATATCATTGATCTGCAGAGGTTGCTCCTGGATGAAGGACTCGACATCTATCGTGTGGAGGATCGACCGAAGGGACTACCTGATACTTCCGGAGGCCCCCCCCGCGGGCCCTCCGATTCACATGAATCATCGTACCCAAACCCATGCTACGACCACGTCACATTATCGTTCGTGAAGAAAGTCGCTGGAGCCACAACCGTCACCGTTGTCTCCCTACAAGGGGAGATAGTATGGAACGCTGCTCTTGCTGACTCACAACAGTCCGTCTCCTGGAATCTGCGTTCTACATACGGAACTGCACTCTCATCAGATCTATACTCGGCTATCCGTCGCACCCAGGACGGTACAATCATCGAATCACTGACATTCGTGGTTGGATCGGAATAGTCAACCATACCGCATCTATGTGCCTATCCCCAAACTCTGCCACGAACCGGCACCCCCTCTCTAGCGAAGCGTGAGAGAGGGGGCAGGGGGGTGAGTTCTTGCCAGTCGGCGTGCCTCGACTCCGCTCGGCATGACAGGCTCCGCTCGGCATGACATTCACTATTCTCTATTCTCTATTCGCTATTCGCTATTCTCTATTCGCTATTCAGTTAAGGTTCTGTCAAGGTACAACCAAGCTCCCCCAGTACCTAGATTGCCTTCGTCACTCACAGAGAAGGTCAATGAAACGCGTAGTAATGATCGCCATAGGCATCCTGGCCCTGCTTGTGCAGGTCTATGAGTCAAGAGCCCAAGAGACGCTTCCGCGTCTTGGCGAGCGCAAGTGGACGATCACACCTCCAAACATGCGGGGTACGGGAAGTGTTGCCTATGCGCGCAACGCTGATCTCTTCTTCGTTGGAACAAAACACGGCTTTGTGCTTGTGGTCGACACTAAACAAGGCAGGATCACCGACACCATCAATATGCGGGACTACCCATCAGTGTGGGACAAGATCAAGGGTCTAAGCCAGCAAAGAGTAGTTAACATTGGGACTACCTATGATGGGAGTTTAGTAGCATTTCGAAGCGGCGACATCGCTAACGTAGGAACGGTTATGATAGAGTATCCATCAAAGCGTCTGTTAGACTCTGCGGAGAGAGGTCTTGGATTCTACGACCATTATCCCCCACAGGGCCTTGTACTCTCCTCCAAAGGCAGGTTCCTCGCGATGGACTATGGGGTCGTCATCGACCGTCAAACCGGTAAAACGTGGAAGACGACTCAACGAGCTCAGTTTGGGTGGATGTGCTTTGACGAGGCCGAGACTATGCTGGCCTACAGAACGGATTCAATTATAAATGGGGTCACCTTTGATGGCTTTGTTGTCATCCAGCCATTGGCTGACACCGGTATTGCGCCTGTTAACACTGGCTTGTATGGATTCCCGGCGTTCTCGGATGACGGCAGTAAACTCATGACATCCGGTGGCACCGGTAGCGTGTCTGAACCGCGCGTGTCTCTTGAATCCAAGGCTGTCGTTATGGATTTGGCCTCTCGAGAGATTCTTTGGGAACTCAGAAGTAACGGCGAACCAGATTTCGGATTTTTTGCATGGAGTCCCGATGTCAAGACGTATTTCGGCATCCGATCTTCATCGTGGCTTCCAGATAATGAGCGCAATAGACTTTGCAAATGGAATGTCGGTGAAACAGAGCCACATGCAATCGTGGACGAGACAAGAATCGCATCTGATAAACTACCGACGTTCAACAATGAAATGACTGAGTTCTTTGTAGCATCTCAATCAGAAATATTTGCCGTCGACCTCACGCAGACCCCCACGAACATCGCTCATGAATCAGCGTCATCGAAACCAGATCTCATCTACCCCAACCCAGCATCAGGTTCGACAACCGTCTCATGCTCATCAACATCACAAGCTGTTGCATGGAGCATCTATACCATCAGCGGCGCGAACGTTGCGCAAGGAACACTTGATGTCAACACCGACAACGAGAACAACACCTACAACATCCAGCTTCCGCCGGGTCTTGCACCAAGCGTCTACATCCTCGTACTCCAGAATGCTGATGGTGTGAAGACCTGTGCATATCGGGTTATGACGTTGTGAAGAATACCAAACCTCTGCTACGAACCGACACCCCCTCTCTAGCGAAGCGTGAGAGAGGGGGCAGGGGGGTGAGTTGAGGTTGCCACTTAGGTCCCTCGTCGCTCCGCTCCTCGGAATGCCCGTGTTACTCCAACCAATACGTCTTCATCATACCCTTGCCTTTTACCTCAATCTCGCCGCGCTCCAAAACCTGAAGAGGTCGCTCGAACGAGTCGCCAGAAGAGGTCGCAGGCAAGAGCGTAGCGAATGCCTCAGAGACGTGGATCTTACCTGGCTCTGATGTAGATTCCATCCTACTCGCCACATTCACCGTATCGCCCCATACATCATACTGCATGCGGGCGGTGCCGATAACGCCGGCAGTGACTGGACCGCAGTGCATTCCGATCCTGACCTTTATCTCGCCGATGTCATTTGTCCACGATGTTTCTCCAAGGGAAGGGGGCATGGTGATCACCAATGTATCGAGCGATGCGA encodes:
- a CDS encoding acetyl-CoA carboxylase carboxyltransferase subunit beta; translation: MAWFLRKNKNITTEQQLREMPDGLWTKCPECATIIYRKELEENAYTCPTCDSHFRIGSSKYVDVLIDRGTWVETDRQVRSADPLEFVDTRPYKARLKEAYSRTDLPDAVTTGTGAIHGVPVAFGCMNFGFIGGSMGSVVGEKFVRAGRRALEQKMPFVFISASGGARMQEAALSLMQMAKTSAFLSELGEAGLPYISILTDPTTGGVSASYAMLGDVIIAEPKALIGFAGPRVIEQTIRRKLPEGFQRSEFLLEHGFVDLVTHRKELKRQLATVLTHLMSGGTVRG
- a CDS encoding T9SS type A sorting domain-containing protein — encoded protein: MKRVVMIAIGILALLVQVYESRAQETLPRLGERKWTITPPNMRGTGSVAYARNADLFFVGTKHGFVLVVDTKQGRITDTINMRDYPSVWDKIKGLSQQRVVNIGTTYDGSLVAFRSGDIANVGTVMIEYPSKRLLDSAERGLGFYDHYPPQGLVLSSKGRFLAMDYGVVIDRQTGKTWKTTQRAQFGWMCFDEAETMLAYRTDSIINGVTFDGFVVIQPLADTGIAPVNTGLYGFPAFSDDGSKLMTSGGTGSVSEPRVSLESKAVVMDLASREILWELRSNGEPDFGFFAWSPDVKTYFGIRSSSWLPDNERNRLCKWNVGETEPHAIVDETRIASDKLPTFNNEMTEFFVASQSEIFAVDLTQTPTNIAHESASSKPDLIYPNPASGSTTVSCSSTSQAVAWSIYTISGANVAQGTLDVNTDNENNTYNIQLPPGLAPSVYILVLQNADGVKTCAYRVMTL